The following coding sequences are from one Aethina tumida isolate Nest 87 chromosome 2, icAetTumi1.1, whole genome shotgun sequence window:
- the LOC109598808 gene encoding adenylate kinase isoenzyme 6, with protein sequence METVPNTKRQAPNILVTGTPGVGKSTLCQKLSELTGLQWLEISKIAKEYNCLEEYDEVYQCPVLDEDKLLDGLEEVMSKGGNIVDYHSNEFFPERWFDVVFVLRADNTTLFDRLTARGYTGKKLEDNIDCEIFQTILEEAKNSYKPEIVHEMYSLTPEQLEDNLNKICLWLQQWFQDNNS encoded by the coding sequence ATGGAAACAGTGCCAAATACTAAAAGACAGGCCCCAAATATACTGGTGACTGGTACCCCAGGCGTAGGAAAGTCGACGTTGTGCCAAAAACTATCCGAATTGACAGGACTGCAGTGGctagaaatttcaaaaatagccAAAGAGTACAATTGTTTAGAAGAATATGATGAAGTTTATCAGTGTCCAGTGTTGGATGAGGACAAACTTCTTGACGGACTAGAGGAAGTTATGAGCAAAGGAGGTAATATTGTTGATTATCACAGCAACGAGTTCTTTCCAGAACGATGGTTTGATGTGGTATTTGTGTTAAGAGCTGACAACACCACACTATTTGACAGACTGACAGCTAGGGGATATACTGGCAAAAAACTGGAAGACAACATTGACTGTGAGATATTCCAAACAATTTTGGAGGAGGCAAAAAACTCATATAAACCTGAAATAGTTCATGAAATGTACAGCTTAACTCCTGAACAACTAGAAgataatttgaacaaaatatgtCTGTGGCTGCAACAGTGGTTCCAGGATAATAATAGTTGa
- the LOC109598805 gene encoding F-actin-uncapping protein LRRC16A isoform X1: MSTRSQLTKDLNESIKSSVGNKVKILFKNVVRLETKGDKTENRVLVFSPCRILLLTAKVPTKIDCHFHYLEIQALESKRGNHLSLTVNDKVYSFLTGEDSTCSTEVDNMIGALNNAIRNIFPTVPLQHIIKKIEVIPITRLQQLRDMEAIASSRREVGPCGGFSTQYACMCDFHSMTYREEVAWDVDNIYVSLNTRELSLKDFEYLDQKDLIPIISALEYNTWFTKLRANQVKLSHDNIDRIFHVLRNSLNLEEIYLDNLGLKSDFVNKLSNTLKQNPATALHTIDLSCNPIEDKGATYTAACIKRLNKGVVHLNMSHCGLSSKGVNNLAAALSDNNSVLTTLTYLNLSGNSLKDDISNFHNFLSQPNALQHIDISSTDVILENLFGALVKGCTTNLVHLNISRNPFSSKKSKEAPISFKQFFSTTLNLKYLNMSHCKLPQEALKNLLLGLACNEFTKEMSLDISNNGLGSQGAHVLESCVHGVRCISSLDISDNNMDSDLCNVVIAISKNKSLKHLNMGRSMKKHMGLIMDSIVQIVQDDECLLQSLIIPDCRLRSDLFNLLNALGDNKSLETLDISGNMIGDSGARLLAKALQINSKLKTIIYDRNNITLQGYNDIAYALESNKTVQYMPFPIFDIGPCMKANAEKTDIVMRKIQDALNRNVSLKQHMTQTLPLQPGFLLASKQQALERLVAQTQEAIKTVAGDGMASKNDVNHASDVIKDAENCKQLLVRLQEVAQHRDDRRLHPLEEKLQQVANDIHNSICDYVQATTDKMLKCCKEQCPYVLHDDERVLEIKKECKKKKQIPIDFVTTCIKQQAGTDIMNKLKELNVVLASHLSEQITDEIHEALMRSYKILVGDASAIRIDSPPRRSRLSSSDSSRHGASDISITDSSHQSDHSPLATPHLSIKRKSLHGRKLRPKSVVDSVEGLSADDIPSLLPSIPRNSEEEDSVTELPNTSYQLQHLVKGRPRRAKTRAPTRPLVKPPDVTDSISQDLVEGLDSFFRPGSVTPTSDDCHSFQADGSPNHDFASPNMSDDRRTPKLSRNSPLLRGVMTPTPRSRSIDNLDKCSPSFGRKSTCESSPLTRRLTGESLLSQESSDGSLAAEASLDNSPGSTLSKISPDGSKLAAKQRPWSMVNSEAKTGGGTDLSLLSDGSSPNNSTGNTPDSAEALDSSESSSIDRRIGKDIKLKRAGILTSYFPDRGDYKFLSRYKATVTNKQDQAPSANAIRRDNNFNCRDTEDAHVGR, encoded by the exons gtGTTTTCACCATGTCGAATATTGTTGCTCACGGCGAAAGTTCCAACGAAG ATCGACTGCCACTTCCACTATTTGGAAATACAGGCGCTGGAGAGCAAACGTGGCAACCATCTAAGCCTCACGGTCAACGACAAGGTCTATTCGTTTTTGACCGGAGAGGATTCGACGTGTAGCACAGAAGTCGACAACATGATAGGAGCCTTAAACAATGCAATCAGGAACATATTTCCAACCGTACCCCTCcaacacataattaaaaaa ATCGAAGTTATACCGATCACGAGGCTGCAACAATTGAGGGACATGGAGGCAATAGCGAGCAGCAGGAGGGAAGTCGGACCCTGCGGCGGCTTTTCGACGCAATACGCCTGCATGTGCGACTTCCATAGCATGACGTACCGCGAGGAGGTAGCGTGGGACGTGGACAACATCTATGTCTCGCTCAACACCCGCGAACTAAGTCTGAAAGACTTCGAATACCTGGATCAAAA GGACTTGATACCCATAATAAGTGCCCTAGAATACAACACCTGGTTCACGAAACTGAGGGCGAACCAGGTTAAGCTCTCCCATGACAACATAGATAGGATTTTCCATGTCCTGCGCAACTCGCTGAACCTGGAGGAAATTTATCTGGATAATCTTGGTCTCAAATCGGATTTCGTCAATAAACTGTCCAACACGTTGAAACAGAATCCAGCCACTGCTTTACACACCATCGATTTATCGTGCAATCCCATCGAAGATAAAG GTGCTACTTACACGGCGGCTTGCATAAAACGGCTCAACAAAGGTGTGGTGCATTTGAACATGTCACATTGCGGGCTTAGTTCCAAGGGCGTTAACAATCTCGCCGCCGCCCTGAGCGATAACAATAGCGTATTAACCACTTTAACCTACCTCAATTTGAGCGGGAACAGCCTCAAAGATGATATATCT AACTTCCACAACTTTCTGTCGCAACCTAACGCCCTACAGCACATCGATATTTCTTCTACGGatgtaattttagaaaat CTCTTCGGTGCTTTGGTGAAGGGTTGCACAACGAATCTTGTGCATCTGAACATCTCGCGCAATCCATTCAGCAGTAAAAAAAGCAAAGAGGCTCCCATTTCGTTCAAGCAGTTCTTCAGCACGACTCTCAACCTCAAATACCTGAACATGTCGCACTGCAAACTGCCCCAGGAGGCGTTAAAAAACCTGCTCCTTGGACTTGCGTGCAATGAATTCACGAAGGAGATGAGCCTGGACATCAGCAACAACGGTTTGGGGAGTCAAGGGGCGCACGTGCTTGAATCCTGTGTCCACGGAGTCCGATGCATTTCTAGTCTGGACATTTCTGATAACA ataTGGACTCAGATTTGTGTAACGTTGTGATAGCAATAAGTAAGAACAAATCACTCAAGCACTTAAACATGGGTAGAAGCATGAAGAAGCACATGGGTTTGATAATGGATTCGATCGTGCAGATCGTGCAAGACGACGAATGTCTGTTGCAATCGCTGATCATTCCCGACTGCCGATTACGTTCAGACCTGTTCAATCTGCTGAACGCCCTGGGTGACAACAAATCGCTTGAAACACTCGACATAAGTGGAAACATGATCGGTGATTCAGGCGCCCGACTGTTGGCCAAGGCGTTGCAGATTAACAGCAAGTTAAAGACGATTATTTACGATCGAAATAATATTACCCTGCAAGGGTACAACGATATAGCTTACGCCCTTGAAAGCAATAAGACAGTGCAATACATGCCGTTCCCAATATTTGACATAGGTCCGTGCATGAAGGCAAACGCAGAGAAAACCGATATAGTCATGCGTAAAATCCAAGACGCCCTCAACAGAAATGTGTCTTTAAAACAACATATGACACAAACCCTGCCGTTACAACCCGGTTTCCTTTTGGCCTCCAAGCAACAAGCGCTGGAAAGGTTGGTGGCTCAGACCCAGGAGGCGATTAAAACGGTGGCGGGAGATGGAATGGCATCTAAAAACGACGTCAATCATGCGTCGGATGTTATTAAAGACGCGGAGAACTGCAAACAATTGCTGGTGCGATTGCAGGAAGTGGCCCAACATCGGGACGATCGACGGCTTCATCCGCTTGAAGAGAAACTGCAGCAAGTTGCCAATGATATACACAACAGTATCTGTGACTATGTGCAGGCTACTACTGATAAGATGTTAAAATGCTGTAAAGAACAATGCCCCTATGTGCTTCATGATGATGAGAGGGTGCTGGAAATCAAGAAGGAgtgcaagaaaaaaaaacagataCCCATTGATTTTGTCACAACATGCATCAAACAACAAGCTGGGACTGATATCATGAACAAATTAAA aGAATTAAACGTAGTATTAGCCTCACATTTGTCTGAACAAATCACCGATGAAATACACGAGGCGTTGATGCGCAGCTATAAAATATTGGTTGGGGACGCAAGTGCAATAAGAATCGATTCTCCGCCCAGAAGATCTCGACTGAGCAGCTCGGACAGTTCCAGACATGGAGCCAGTGATATATCCATCACTGACAGCAGCCATCAATCAGATCACTCCCCACTG gcaACACCACATTTATCCATAAAAAGGAAAAGCTTGCACGGCAGGAAACTGCGACCAAAATCTGTTGTGGACAGCGTTGAAGGCCTATCAGCCGACGACATACCCAGTCTGTTGCCTTCAATACCGAGGAATTCCGAAGAGGAGGACTCGGTCACTGAGCTACCGAACACCTCATACCAACTACAACATCTAGTCAAAG GTCGTCCACGAAGAGCGAAGACTAGGGCGCCGACGCGGCCGCTAGTCAAGCCACCCGACGTCACGGACTCGATAAGCCAAGACCTGGTCGAAGGGCTGGACTCGTTCTTCCGACCCGGCTCCGTGACGCCGACGTCGGACGATTGTCATTCGTTCCAAGCAGACGGCAGTCCCAACCACGATTTCGCCTCGCCCAACATGAGCGACGATAGGCGCACGCCCAAACTGAGCCGCAATTCGCCTCTGCTGCGGGGCGTCATGACCCCCACACCGAGGTCGCGGTCTATCGATAACCTTGACAAG TGTTCCCCATCGTTTGGCAGGAAGTCGACGTGCGAGTCGTCACCTTTAACGAGGCGTCTCACTGGCGAAAGCCTTCTGTCGCAGGAGAGCAGCGACGGTAGTTTGGCGGCGGAAGCGAGCTTGGATAACTCACCAGGCAGCACACTTTCAAAAATTTCGCCTGATGGATCCAAATTAG CTGCCAAACAACGTCCGTGGTCGATGGTCAATTCCGAGGCAAAAACGGGTGGTGGCACCGATCTTAGCTTGTTGAGCGACGGTTCTTCGCCAAATAATTCCACAGGCAACACGCCCGACTCCGCCGAAGCGTTGGACAGCTCCGAGTCTTCATCCATTGATCGCCGGATCGGCAAGGACATCAAACTCAAACGTGCTG GAATTTTGACCAGTTATTTTCCCGATCGTGGTGATTACAAGTTTTTATCCCGTTATAag GCGACGGTAACTAATAAACAAGATCAGGCTCCGAGTGCGAATGCAATACGTCGCGACAACAACTTCAACTGTAGAGACACGGAAGATGCACACGTAGGTAGATAA
- the LOC109598804 gene encoding respirasome Complex Assembly Factor 1 gives MKETMSTKTKTLEKNGVSKTSTASVWSRAFTSNSEWPDKEEFLDVIYWARQAIGIILGVFWGFLPLKGIIGLALFALINAGIIYFYFTNFQCIDEEEFGGAWELTKEGFMTSFAGFLVTWIIIYSGLYYEVGKET, from the exons atgaaagaaacaatGAGTACAAAGACAAAAACCCTCGAGAAAAATGGCGTTTCTAAAACGTCGACCGCTTCAGTATGGTCTAGAGCGTTTACTTCCAATTCAGAATGGCCAGATAAG gaGGAATTTTTAGACGTAATTTATTGGGCAAGGCAGGCAATAGGTATCATTTTAGGGGTATTTTGGGGTTTTCTACCATTGAAAGGAATTATAGGATTAGCTTT ATTTGCCCTGATTAATGCGgggattatttacttttactttaCAAATTTCCAATGTATTGATGAAGAAGAATTTGGTGGTGCCTGGGAACTTACAAAGGAAGGTTTTATGACTTCATTTGCTGGATTTTTGGTTACATGGATAATAATATACTCAGGACTTTATTATGAAGTAGGGAAAGAAACGTAA
- the LOC109598807 gene encoding DNA/RNA-binding protein KIN17 — protein sequence MPRAEKGTPKYLANKMKAKGLQKLRWYCQMCQKQCRDENGFKCHTMSESHQRQLLLFADNSKRYIDDFSYEFAKCYLQILKRQFGSKRVNANRVYQEYISDKNHVHMNGTRWVTLTGFVKWLGRTGKCIVDETEKGWFITYIDRDPDTIEKEERKNKKLKMDKTDEEKTMKFIEKQVKIAQEKAGPSDEPECTELERNGEETLKLDIKLETKKNITGTPLTKIFKKPAIPEVAVKKSKLDNRKKTALDEIKEQQEKEKEEKNRKDYWLTEGIVVKVITKSIGEEFYKQKGVVREVIDKYVAVVKLFESGKKLKLDQEHLETVIPAIGKLVKVVNGAYRGETASLLSIDEKNFCVEIEIASGLLQGRIVTGIQYEDICKLDDS from the coding sequence AAAGGCCTTCAGAAACTGCGGTGGTACTGCCAAATGTGTCAGAAACAGTGTCGTGATGAAAATGGGTTCAAATGCCACACCATGTCCGAGTCGCACCAACGGCAACTGCTCCTTTTCGCCGACAATTCGAAGAGGTACATCGACGACTTTTCGTATGAGTTCGCTAAGTGTTACCTCCAGATTTTGAAGAGGCAGTTTGGATCAAAGAGGGTGAATGCCAACAGGGTGTACCAGGAATATATCTCGGATAAGAATCACGTGCACATGAACGGTACTAGATGGGTCACGTTGACTGGGTTCGTTAAGTGGTTGGGAAGAACTGGGAAATGTATTGTGGATGAGACTGAAAAGGGGTGGTTCATTACTTACATAGACAGAGATCCAGACACAATTGAAAAGGAGGAGAGAAAgaacaagaaattaaaaatggataaaacaGACGAAGAAAAAACTATGAAGTTCATAGAGAAACAAGTTAAAATTGCACAAGAAAAGGCTGGGCCATCAGATGAACCTGAGTGTACTGAGTTGGAGAGGAATGGAGAGGAGACTTTAAAGTTAGACATTAAACTTgaaacgaaaaaaaatattactggtACTCCATTAactaagatttttaaaaaacctgCCATCCCAGAAGTTGCAGTcaaaaagtcaaaattggacaacAGGAAGAAAACTGCTTTGGATGAAATCAAGGAGCAACAGGAGAAAGAAAAGGAAGAGAAAAACAGGAAGGACTACTGGTTAACTGAAGGCATTGTTGTTAAAGTTATCACCAAAAGTATTGGTGAAGAGTTCTACAAACAAAAAGGGGTAGTTAGAGAAGTTATAGACAAATATGTGGCTGtagtaaaattgtttgaatcTGGTAAGAAACTGAAGTTGGACCAGGAACATTTAGAAACTGTCATTCCAGCAATTGGGAAATTGGTGAAAGTTGTTAATGGAGCATATAGAGGTGAAACAGCTTCTTTGTTATCAATAGATGAAAAGAACTTTTgtgttgaaattgaaattgctTCTGGCTTGTTACAAGGGCGGATAGTTACTGGTATACAATATGAAGACATATGTAAACTAGATGATTCATGA
- the LOC109598805 gene encoding F-actin-uncapping protein LRRC16A isoform X2, with the protein MSTRSQLTKDLNESIKSSVGNKVKILFKNVVRLETKGDKTENRVLVFSPCRILLLTAKVPTKIDCHFHYLEIQALESKRGNHLSLTVNDKVYSFLTGEDSTCSTEVDNMIGALNNAIRNIFPTVPLQHIIKKIEVIPITRLQQLRDMEAIASSRREVGPCGGFSTQYACMCDFHSMTYREEVAWDVDNIYVSLNTRELSLKDFEYLDQKDLIPIISALEYNTWFTKLRANQVKLSHDNIDRIFHVLRNSLNLEEIYLDNLGLKSDFVNKLSNTLKQNPATALHTIDLSCNPIEDKGATYTAACIKRLNKGVVHLNMSHCGLSSKGVNNLAAALSDNNSVLTTLTYLNLSGNSLKDDISNFHNFLSQPNALQHIDISSTDVILENLFGALVKGCTTNLVHLNISRNPFSSKKSKEAPISFKQFFSTTLNLKYLNMSHCKLPQEALKNLLLGLACNEFTKEMSLDISNNGLGSQGAHVLESCVHGVRCISSLDISDNNMDSDLCNVVIAISKNKSLKHLNMGRSMKKHMGLIMDSIVQIVQDDECLLQSLIIPDCRLRSDLFNLLNALGDNKSLETLDISGNMIGDSGARLLAKALQINSKLKTIIYDRNNITLQGYNDIAYALESNKTVQYMPFPIFDIGPCMKANAEKTDIVMRKIQDALNRNVSLKQHMTQTLPLQPGFLLASKQQALERLVAQTQEAIKTVAGDGMASKNDVNHASDVIKDAENCKQLLVRLQEVAQHRDDRRLHPLEEKLQQVANDIHNSICDYVQATTDKMLKCCKEQCPYVLHDDERVLEIKKECKKKKQIPIDFVTTCIKQQAGTDIMNKLKELNVVLASHLSEQITDEIHEALMRSYKILVGDASAIRIDSPPRRSRLSSSDSSRHGASDISITDSSHQSDHSPLATPHLSIKRKSLHGRKLRPKSVVDSVEGLSADDIPSLLPSIPRNSEEEDSVTELPNTSYQLQHLVKGRPRRAKTRAPTRPLVKPPDVTDSISQDLVEGLDSFFRPGSVTPTSDDCHSFQADGSPNHDFASPNMSDDRRTPKLSRNSPLLRGVMTPTPRSRSIDNLDKCSPSFGRKSTCESSPLTRRLTGESLLSQESSDGSLAAEASLDNSPGSTLSKISPDGSKLAAKQRPWSMVNSEAKTGGGTDLSLLSDGSSPNNSTGNTPDSAEALDSSESSSIDRRIGKDIKLKRAGDGN; encoded by the exons gtGTTTTCACCATGTCGAATATTGTTGCTCACGGCGAAAGTTCCAACGAAG ATCGACTGCCACTTCCACTATTTGGAAATACAGGCGCTGGAGAGCAAACGTGGCAACCATCTAAGCCTCACGGTCAACGACAAGGTCTATTCGTTTTTGACCGGAGAGGATTCGACGTGTAGCACAGAAGTCGACAACATGATAGGAGCCTTAAACAATGCAATCAGGAACATATTTCCAACCGTACCCCTCcaacacataattaaaaaa ATCGAAGTTATACCGATCACGAGGCTGCAACAATTGAGGGACATGGAGGCAATAGCGAGCAGCAGGAGGGAAGTCGGACCCTGCGGCGGCTTTTCGACGCAATACGCCTGCATGTGCGACTTCCATAGCATGACGTACCGCGAGGAGGTAGCGTGGGACGTGGACAACATCTATGTCTCGCTCAACACCCGCGAACTAAGTCTGAAAGACTTCGAATACCTGGATCAAAA GGACTTGATACCCATAATAAGTGCCCTAGAATACAACACCTGGTTCACGAAACTGAGGGCGAACCAGGTTAAGCTCTCCCATGACAACATAGATAGGATTTTCCATGTCCTGCGCAACTCGCTGAACCTGGAGGAAATTTATCTGGATAATCTTGGTCTCAAATCGGATTTCGTCAATAAACTGTCCAACACGTTGAAACAGAATCCAGCCACTGCTTTACACACCATCGATTTATCGTGCAATCCCATCGAAGATAAAG GTGCTACTTACACGGCGGCTTGCATAAAACGGCTCAACAAAGGTGTGGTGCATTTGAACATGTCACATTGCGGGCTTAGTTCCAAGGGCGTTAACAATCTCGCCGCCGCCCTGAGCGATAACAATAGCGTATTAACCACTTTAACCTACCTCAATTTGAGCGGGAACAGCCTCAAAGATGATATATCT AACTTCCACAACTTTCTGTCGCAACCTAACGCCCTACAGCACATCGATATTTCTTCTACGGatgtaattttagaaaat CTCTTCGGTGCTTTGGTGAAGGGTTGCACAACGAATCTTGTGCATCTGAACATCTCGCGCAATCCATTCAGCAGTAAAAAAAGCAAAGAGGCTCCCATTTCGTTCAAGCAGTTCTTCAGCACGACTCTCAACCTCAAATACCTGAACATGTCGCACTGCAAACTGCCCCAGGAGGCGTTAAAAAACCTGCTCCTTGGACTTGCGTGCAATGAATTCACGAAGGAGATGAGCCTGGACATCAGCAACAACGGTTTGGGGAGTCAAGGGGCGCACGTGCTTGAATCCTGTGTCCACGGAGTCCGATGCATTTCTAGTCTGGACATTTCTGATAACA ataTGGACTCAGATTTGTGTAACGTTGTGATAGCAATAAGTAAGAACAAATCACTCAAGCACTTAAACATGGGTAGAAGCATGAAGAAGCACATGGGTTTGATAATGGATTCGATCGTGCAGATCGTGCAAGACGACGAATGTCTGTTGCAATCGCTGATCATTCCCGACTGCCGATTACGTTCAGACCTGTTCAATCTGCTGAACGCCCTGGGTGACAACAAATCGCTTGAAACACTCGACATAAGTGGAAACATGATCGGTGATTCAGGCGCCCGACTGTTGGCCAAGGCGTTGCAGATTAACAGCAAGTTAAAGACGATTATTTACGATCGAAATAATATTACCCTGCAAGGGTACAACGATATAGCTTACGCCCTTGAAAGCAATAAGACAGTGCAATACATGCCGTTCCCAATATTTGACATAGGTCCGTGCATGAAGGCAAACGCAGAGAAAACCGATATAGTCATGCGTAAAATCCAAGACGCCCTCAACAGAAATGTGTCTTTAAAACAACATATGACACAAACCCTGCCGTTACAACCCGGTTTCCTTTTGGCCTCCAAGCAACAAGCGCTGGAAAGGTTGGTGGCTCAGACCCAGGAGGCGATTAAAACGGTGGCGGGAGATGGAATGGCATCTAAAAACGACGTCAATCATGCGTCGGATGTTATTAAAGACGCGGAGAACTGCAAACAATTGCTGGTGCGATTGCAGGAAGTGGCCCAACATCGGGACGATCGACGGCTTCATCCGCTTGAAGAGAAACTGCAGCAAGTTGCCAATGATATACACAACAGTATCTGTGACTATGTGCAGGCTACTACTGATAAGATGTTAAAATGCTGTAAAGAACAATGCCCCTATGTGCTTCATGATGATGAGAGGGTGCTGGAAATCAAGAAGGAgtgcaagaaaaaaaaacagataCCCATTGATTTTGTCACAACATGCATCAAACAACAAGCTGGGACTGATATCATGAACAAATTAAA aGAATTAAACGTAGTATTAGCCTCACATTTGTCTGAACAAATCACCGATGAAATACACGAGGCGTTGATGCGCAGCTATAAAATATTGGTTGGGGACGCAAGTGCAATAAGAATCGATTCTCCGCCCAGAAGATCTCGACTGAGCAGCTCGGACAGTTCCAGACATGGAGCCAGTGATATATCCATCACTGACAGCAGCCATCAATCAGATCACTCCCCACTG gcaACACCACATTTATCCATAAAAAGGAAAAGCTTGCACGGCAGGAAACTGCGACCAAAATCTGTTGTGGACAGCGTTGAAGGCCTATCAGCCGACGACATACCCAGTCTGTTGCCTTCAATACCGAGGAATTCCGAAGAGGAGGACTCGGTCACTGAGCTACCGAACACCTCATACCAACTACAACATCTAGTCAAAG GTCGTCCACGAAGAGCGAAGACTAGGGCGCCGACGCGGCCGCTAGTCAAGCCACCCGACGTCACGGACTCGATAAGCCAAGACCTGGTCGAAGGGCTGGACTCGTTCTTCCGACCCGGCTCCGTGACGCCGACGTCGGACGATTGTCATTCGTTCCAAGCAGACGGCAGTCCCAACCACGATTTCGCCTCGCCCAACATGAGCGACGATAGGCGCACGCCCAAACTGAGCCGCAATTCGCCTCTGCTGCGGGGCGTCATGACCCCCACACCGAGGTCGCGGTCTATCGATAACCTTGACAAG TGTTCCCCATCGTTTGGCAGGAAGTCGACGTGCGAGTCGTCACCTTTAACGAGGCGTCTCACTGGCGAAAGCCTTCTGTCGCAGGAGAGCAGCGACGGTAGTTTGGCGGCGGAAGCGAGCTTGGATAACTCACCAGGCAGCACACTTTCAAAAATTTCGCCTGATGGATCCAAATTAG CTGCCAAACAACGTCCGTGGTCGATGGTCAATTCCGAGGCAAAAACGGGTGGTGGCACCGATCTTAGCTTGTTGAGCGACGGTTCTTCGCCAAATAATTCCACAGGCAACACGCCCGACTCCGCCGAAGCGTTGGACAGCTCCGAGTCTTCATCCATTGATCGCCGGATCGGCAAGGACATCAAACTCAAACGTGCTG GCGACGGTAACTAA